AAAGCGTCCGGCTGGCAGCCTCGACAGCGTCGGCAAGCAGAACGAGCCCGGCCTCCCGTGTCTGGGGCTTCGGCCCCGGATAGCGGAAATCCTGCTCGTTTATTGCTGCCGGTTCGCTGGACTGGGTCTTAGCCTTTTGATAGAAGAACGAGATGAGACTGGAGCCGTGAGACTGGCGGATGATATCGATGATGACCGACCCGAGGCGATATTCGCGTGCCAGCTCAACCCCCTCCTTGACATGAGCGATCAGGATCAGGGCGCTCATGCTCGGTGAAAGCTTGTCGTGCTTGTTGTCCCCACCTCTGACGTTTTCTATGAAGTAGAGCGGCTTGGAAACCTTGCCGATGTCGTGATAATAAGCGGCAACCTTTGCCAGCAGAGGGTTGGCATGGATTGCTTCGGCAGCGGCCTCGACCAGGTTGCCCACCAGGACACTGTGGTGATAGGTGCCAGGCGCCCGAACCATCAGGTTGTGCAGCAACGGTGAATTCAGGTTCGAGTATTCGAGCAGTTTCATGTCGGTGCTGTACTGGAACAGGCTCTCTACGGCCGGGATGATTCCGGTGACCAGCGTGGCATTGACAATGCCGCCAATCAGGGCATAAAAGGCGCAGTAGACCGTTTGCAGGGAAAAGAAGCCATCCCCCAGGATCTGAAAGGAAAGAGCCAAGGCAACATTGACCACGCTCACCTTCAGACCGGCGCTGTAGATAACGCCACGGTCCTTGCACTGCCTTACTCCGTGGGCGCCGACCACCCCACCCATCAGGGCGAAGATGACGACCTGCATGCTGCCGTCGAACATGGCGCCTGCCAGAGGTGCGCATACCGCGCAATAGACCAGGGCAACCTCGGAATTGAGAATGATCCGGACCAGCATCGGGGCAAAAGCAAACGGCAGGAGGTAGTAGAAATTTGCCGCACCGACGCTGGGAAGAGCCCCACCCATGGCGGTCGAAAACATCAGCCCTATCCGCAACAGCGTAAAATGGAACAGGGTCACTAACGCCAGCAGCATCAGGTCCTTGTTCCCCGGAGAGAACTTCCGGACGTTCTTGCGGGCAAAACGGTACGGGAAATAGCAAAGGATCATGACCAGACAGAAGGTGCCTGCCGTTATCGCCAGTCGGGCAACGACGCTCCGCCCGGCATATATCTGCCCTAAACGCCTCACCTGGTCTTCGGTAAACCGTTCGCCCGAACGGACGATCATTTCCCCACGCTTCAACTGGAAAAGGATCGGTGCCACCGCTTCACGGGCAGCCCGGCGCCGTTCTTCGGTTGCCTCGCGGTTGAGAGTCAGGTTCGGCAACAGAGATTTGGCGATGATCTTTTTGATCAACAAGATATCATGGGTCTCGGCGGTGAGATTCAAATGGATTTCAAAGACCCGCTTCTGAGCTTCCGACAGGTCAATTGCCGTGAAAGATCGATCGAGAGTGGCCAGCAGTTCGCAGGTGCGACTGTCCTGCATCTGAATGCCGTGAGCCAGATCGCTGGTAAAAAGCCGCTTGTCCGAAACAACCTTGTTGGCAAAGATCAGCCCGGTCAGGCGGTTGATCTCGCCGACCAGTACCCGGTCCGAGCGGAACCTCATGATCGCGGCAAACTCCGGGTCACTGAGCTGAATACCGAGAATCTGGTTAAGCGAATTCCTGAGTCCCGCCCTGTCACTGCTCTTCTCTGCTGATCGCGCTGCGGCAATCGATGAAACAGCCTTATCAAATCTCTGCGTTATCTCATGGGGAGCCGCAACATTCAGGTCATAAACATAGGGAGCCGCAGACTCTGCATCCAGCCGCTTCTTTTCCGTCAACTGCCGATCCTCAAGCAGATAGTCCTGGGTTGCCCGGATGTCGGATGCAGCAATTTCACCGACCTTGTAAACAGGTCGTGAAAACTGTTGGCCAGGGGTGAGCAAAAGGGTGAGCAGGGTAACGGTGAGGAAAAACAGGATAATCCGGTTGCGCTTCACGCTCTGGGGAGCGGAAAAACGCTCCAAAAGCGAATTAAAGAGGCGCTCGCCAACGATTAGCAGAGTGCTTCGTGTCTTGTCAGGTTGTTCGTTGCCATCTACGGGCATCATAATCCAGGCGCTCTGCCACAGGCTGCAATGTGGCGACGCAAAAAACCGCTGTTGATGCAGCTAACTATAGCCTCAGAAGCGTGTCCTGTCAACTTGCAGCTACTAATGACGGGGTATTGCAGCATTAATTCTCCTTTCATTTTCGGGATTCTGTGATATAAAAGAGCCTTAATTGGCGGGCTGACCCAGCCCGTTCTCACTTTTTCAGCATGGAGGGGAGTTCATGAGCCAGATTACCGATGTTTACGCAAGAGAGATAATCGATTCCCGAGGCAACCCGACCCTGGAGGTCGAGGTGTTTCTCGATTCAGGTGTAATGGGTCGCGCGGCAGTACCGTCAGGGGCATCAACAGGCGAACGCGAAGCTCTTGAAATGCGTGATGGCGACAAGTCCCGCTACCTTGGCAAAGGGGTCCAGAAGGCAGTCGATAATGTCAACAACCAGATAGCCGACGCCATCATCGGCATGGAAGCAACCGATCAGGTCGGCATTGACCGCAAGATGCTCGAACTTGACGGAACGGAATACAAAAGCAATCTCGGCGCCAA
This window of the Geoanaerobacter pelophilus genome carries:
- a CDS encoding HD family phosphohydrolase, producing the protein MMPVDGNEQPDKTRSTLLIVGERLFNSLLERFSAPQSVKRNRIILFFLTVTLLTLLLTPGQQFSRPVYKVGEIAASDIRATQDYLLEDRQLTEKKRLDAESAAPYVYDLNVAAPHEITQRFDKAVSSIAAARSAEKSSDRAGLRNSLNQILGIQLSDPEFAAIMRFRSDRVLVGEINRLTGLIFANKVVSDKRLFTSDLAHGIQMQDSRTCELLATLDRSFTAIDLSEAQKRVFEIHLNLTAETHDILLIKKIIAKSLLPNLTLNREATEERRRAAREAVAPILFQLKRGEMIVRSGERFTEDQVRRLGQIYAGRSVVARLAITAGTFCLVMILCYFPYRFARKNVRKFSPGNKDLMLLALVTLFHFTLLRIGLMFSTAMGGALPSVGAANFYYLLPFAFAPMLVRIILNSEVALVYCAVCAPLAGAMFDGSMQVVIFALMGGVVGAHGVRQCKDRGVIYSAGLKVSVVNVALALSFQILGDGFFSLQTVYCAFYALIGGIVNATLVTGIIPAVESLFQYSTDMKLLEYSNLNSPLLHNLMVRAPGTYHHSVLVGNLVEAAAEAIHANPLLAKVAAYYHDIGKVSKPLYFIENVRGGDNKHDKLSPSMSALILIAHVKEGVELAREYRLGSVIIDIIRQSHGSSLISFFYQKAKTQSSEPAAINEQDFRYPGPKPQTREAGLVLLADAVEAASRTLSDPTPARIQGLVQKIINNIFIDGQLDECELTLKNLHEIAKSFNRVLNGIYHHRIDYPEPAFKEKSSGGRKLLENSDSEPPAASPDVDTADKKSSGEGLKRLGSSR